The Crassostrea angulata isolate pt1a10 chromosome 1, ASM2561291v2, whole genome shotgun sequence nucleotide sequence ttcagtgtccctcaatacaatatcatactatattatacaatataatatcatgtttcaatgttatgatgtattatgtaatatgatattgtaatataatactatattgtattatattttatgatattgtattatgtgatcaaatacaattaggtataacacaatacaatgtcatatcatacgttacaatatcatatctcattattgtttataacggtattttattgtattatatgatatatattataaatatgacatgatgcaatatttaattttatatcattgaattgattaacatatgaacatatgattatcataaaaaaatttatcagatgatatacgatattttgtcaaaacagaatccatgaatatccaagatcataaagtatgattttcatataaaatgataaaggtggtcttatgaaggtgatgtctcataagggtgatgctccgtctcggtgagcttagtaatctatgattacctatgtttgtatttttaatgaGATAATGATTTTACccgttttattttgtatttttatttttacctgtTTTACGGACTGTTTACACTTTGCATTTATGAGTTTTCTTGTTATTTTATCAATAGGTTTACGGTAGAGGAAGTGGAGCTGATTGTAGACGTCACGTACAAAATTTGAACTCCTTATGGCAAGAAGTGGACAAGAGTCAGACACTCAGTGTCTGTCATTATGATAATCCTGAATTGGGGAACAAGGAACAAGGGTTAACTACAGTCCCTGAGGTCAGTGCTATATTAATTAGTTATAAGCTTCATAAAGCATCTTATCAATCCAAGACTCTTCTGACATGCCAACAATTTATAAGGATGGTATAGAACacgaataaaatgaaacattttgttTGCCTCTCTCGTTCTCCATCTTAGCTATTGTCTACTTATGTCAATACTGTTACAGAACCAAAACAGACTCCCTACTTACACTGAAAGTAGATGGAATCAGTACATAGAAGAGGCGCCTTCGGAGATTCGTGATGAACTTCCACAGCCAGAGGATGACATGTACACCACAGATGGCAGTGTATTTAACAGATCAAAGAAACGCAAACGGAATACAAGCAGGTAAAACACATGCAGAAACAATATTTGGTATATACAACCATTGAGGTATAATACACTATGTGTAAttaattaaggaatgaattcttAATGGCTAGTAccaaattatacaaatatatagtGGGTTGGGACAGTTTAAGTAAAGTAGTTCTGTTCATGTCAGATAATGAGCCACTTTTTCCAACCTGGTTTACATTCATATCAATTTAGAAGCTATCAAATTCATTctgtataatttttcattttctatcaAAAATGTCATATTGATTGTGAGGAAGGGAAAGCTCTTTCCATGTATAGAAAAATTCTTGCAGAAAATCAAATAGAACATTACAAACAGAAAttaaagtattcaaattttaatgacTGTATTAAActtttcattattaaatatCCTGGGATCAAGATTACACTcatgaaacatttttatataatttagcTTCAGCAGAAAGTATACTAGACATCAAAATGACATAGGTGCTGACTCAACATCATACCGAAGCAGTTATGATAAAGATTTACAACAGAATGATCAGCCCAGTATCAGCAGCAGTTCATCTCACAGAGTTAAGATTTTCCAACAACCACAAGCTTTCAGATTTCAGTCAAACCCTGCTTTGACTAGCGCAAATTCCTCTCTCCAAGAGTTTGCCCATGAAGACACAACCAGTCTCTCATCCTTTACACAGCGGAATGTTGACCCCAAAGAACAGTTTGATGCTTTGGACACCCTCAACGTAAAACAAAGAACAGCGGGTAATTTTCCCAAATTAGATCCTGAAAAAGTTAAGAAGAGAAATCCCGTTCAGACAATTAAAACTACAGGGTCAAAATGGGATCAGTTTGTAGAAGAGGATCAGGATTCACTTGAGGATTCTGAAGATGAGCAGGAAAATGTCTGCCCTGTAAGTAACCAAGGAACAAGCTTTCAGCAAAGAGACAATTTACCAAAATATGAAAACAGAGTGAACCAAGAACTGTTCTCCATTGATGATCTTGAGGATTCAGACtttcaaatatatcaataattgaATAACCGACTGAAATATATACTGCAAgattatttcaaaatacattttaatatacAGTAACATATTACATTGAAAAGTGTTAAGATAGAAAATTATTTGTATACCTGTATATAGAAAAGTGCTAAAATTCAGAACTATTGTTGGCACTGTTATGTAATTGTGTATTGCAATTTGTGTTACCATTAAATGTTGTATTGAAAAGTAAATCTTTTCTTATATTTGAAAGGATGTCTTAATGTTTTCCTCAccaataattgattttaaaacaacaacacaGACAAGTATACACAAAATATACAATTAGATTTGGTTATGACTACTTTTACTTGTCAAGATCAAACTGTCAGTGTCCACATGGTTGTGGAATTGATAAAACATGAAGTTCTTATCTAAACAAGAGTCTATTAAGGCATCAAACATGAGACTTATTGAGTATATCCCAGCTCTCATTTTTCAAAGGTTTTTTTAAGGACCTCACTACACCAAGACATACATTTTAAGACAGTACTTTACAAATtggtgatttaaatgttttgttaaatttttatcaattgcTTTGGTGAAATAtcatcatagctcagtggttaatgTATCGGGGTTTGTAAATCACAGATCACAACATCGAATCCGACTGAggttttgttcatatttactgGATCATTTTTAGCTCTacgagacgaagtcgggggagcttatgctatactgTCAGCTTCCAGACCTGGGTAaattttttgttgcaggtcctgtttctatgttattacttgtcctatcttcaccaaacttgcatggatgatgtatctgctggacctacttatggactagagagacttggatgctgaatcgttcagatgctggaggaggttaaagtttttagagctggttaaagtctttggagcaggtgccctctgatgattatatcttagttattactggtccttacttcaacaaacttgcaaggatggtgcgtcttgtgatactgatgcaccagacatgcttgaatgctgaatctgagccataggttttgaaTGCTGggtgaggtttagttttttggaataggtcacatgttttatagataatagcttgcatgcATAGTTGATTAtactataatatacatgtaaatgaatcacacagcagagcctgatctccattatcaaggaaaaaaaatctaccTCAATCAAACCTGCATGATAATGATAGATGATAGAACATGGTTCCTAAGATATTGAATTgtatgatattatacaattttgttttatatgataaaattatatgttatattgtaacaagttatatgatatgatgttgtatcaatttttgatgatatgatattttatcatgatatttttatgtatggtactgtatagtatgatacaatattgtatgaaatgatattgtataatactgTATTGtgtgattaaatacaataatgtataacataaTAAATGTCATATGATATGTTACACTATCATATTGCATCATTATTTAtaacggtattttattgtataatatga carries:
- the LOC128168589 gene encoding MRN complex-interacting protein-like gives rise to the protein MPQEFHVLQCYSCFTFQVHQVKKSSNKWNCKVCGEKQSIKKVYGRGSGADCRRHVQNLNSLWQEVDKSQTLSVCHYDNPELGNKEQGLTTVPENQNRLPTYTESRWNQYIEEAPSEIRDELPQPEDDMYTTDGSVFNRSKKRKRNTSSFSRKYTRHQNDIGADSTSYRSSYDKDLQQNDQPSISSSSSHRVKIFQQPQAFRFQSNPALTSANSSLQEFAHEDTTSLSSFTQRNVDPKEQFDALDTLNVKQRTAGNFPKLDPEKVKKRNPVQTIKTTGSKWDQFVEEDQDSLEDSEDEQENVCPVSNQGTSFQQRDNLPKYENRVNQELFSIDDLEDSDFQIYQ